In the Flavobacterium pallidum genome, one interval contains:
- a CDS encoding T9SS type A sorting domain-containing protein — MIKKILISFCLLLAGVTVFGQINTFPASESFDATFAEGQDVVFIPNWTGNRVNSTTTATRIYREEADFNSAPAAMSVIPTAAFTGTITVSLDMTGISSLNVGFMAKSMVNGNGSRNTLLEMEASIDGGNTWIGRQQVLSAPNEDQAAFTVYNYILPLATANQPNVLLHFLVSRGTDGSGTPARLVMDDVVFSVNNATVLETDVNALTFSQLQGTPSAVQLIHVNAGNLTGDININATPDFEISLQQDTGFSNAITLPDTADFLGPIPVYTRLNAVTAGAYTGTVTISSTGATSRVVDVSGNTVAVTVTNPVPFSVTMGIEPFVLLDSWDDAAPAGSFPDHMAFWTQDQNDPGLDAAFIDDWHCPYNLNNRARFVGQGDNGISFVSGANSQFTGVCDGSDPSQNSGETISAGKPGAVVVSLDTSALTTGNPNQVNDDIVIVEWTGRTIAQNSRVYGIRMQYRIGDGNGNPNIGWTDFVNPEEYIVGETGTSELRTIDLPADCIAQPLVQLRWLYYFISGTGARPNLGVDDIRVYVVTLLDTPELQGSKPFGFYPNPVNGNKIFFNAATDITVSDVSGKIILKTENASELYVGDLNPGLYFISNNEGKVLKMIR, encoded by the coding sequence ATGATTAAAAAAATACTTATTTCATTTTGTTTGCTGCTTGCAGGCGTTACCGTCTTTGGACAAATTAATACTTTTCCTGCATCCGAAAGTTTTGATGCCACCTTTGCAGAAGGGCAGGACGTGGTATTTATCCCGAATTGGACAGGCAACAGGGTGAATTCCACCACGACAGCGACACGTATTTACCGGGAGGAAGCAGACTTTAATTCTGCTCCCGCAGCCATGAGTGTCATTCCTACAGCGGCTTTTACAGGAACCATTACGGTGAGCCTTGATATGACCGGCATCAGTTCATTGAATGTTGGTTTCATGGCCAAATCGATGGTGAATGGAAATGGCAGCAGAAATACTCTTCTAGAAATGGAAGCCTCGATAGACGGCGGGAACACCTGGATCGGCCGGCAGCAGGTACTTTCGGCACCAAATGAAGACCAGGCTGCGTTTACAGTTTATAACTATATTTTGCCTTTAGCTACTGCGAATCAACCGAATGTGCTGTTGCATTTTCTGGTTTCCCGCGGTACAGATGGTTCCGGCACTCCTGCACGATTGGTTATGGACGATGTGGTTTTCAGCGTAAACAATGCTACTGTGCTGGAAACTGATGTAAACGCTTTGACCTTTTCGCAATTGCAGGGCACACCATCAGCAGTACAGTTGATCCATGTAAACGCAGGAAACCTCACCGGTGACATTAACATCAATGCTACTCCAGATTTTGAGATTTCACTCCAGCAGGATACAGGCTTTTCCAATGCAATAACGCTTCCTGATACGGCTGATTTCCTCGGACCAATTCCTGTGTATACAAGGCTGAACGCTGTTACGGCGGGAGCTTATACCGGGACGGTAACCATTTCATCAACAGGTGCCACGTCGCGTGTAGTGGATGTATCGGGCAATACTGTGGCTGTTACTGTAACCAATCCGGTTCCGTTTAGTGTGACCATGGGAATTGAGCCATTTGTGCTGTTGGATTCATGGGACGATGCTGCACCCGCGGGAAGTTTCCCGGATCATATGGCATTCTGGACGCAGGATCAAAATGATCCCGGACTGGATGCTGCCTTTATCGATGACTGGCATTGCCCGTACAACCTCAACAATCGTGCGCGTTTTGTGGGACAGGGTGACAACGGTATATCGTTTGTAAGTGGCGCCAATTCACAATTCACAGGCGTATGTGATGGCTCAGATCCTTCGCAAAACAGCGGGGAAACCATTTCGGCAGGCAAACCCGGCGCTGTGGTTGTGTCTTTAGATACATCGGCTTTAACTACTGGCAACCCCAATCAGGTGAATGACGATATCGTGATCGTGGAATGGACCGGGCGAACAATAGCACAAAACAGCAGGGTCTATGGCATAAGGATGCAATACAGGATTGGCGATGGTAACGGAAACCCTAACATCGGCTGGACAGATTTTGTGAATCCTGAGGAGTACATTGTTGGGGAGACTGGCACTTCGGAACTGAGAACAATCGATTTGCCTGCAGATTGTATTGCACAGCCACTGGTACAATTGCGCTGGCTTTATTATTTTATAAGTGGCACTGGCGCACGTCCGAATTTAGGCGTGGACGATATCCGGGTTTACGTGGTAACGCTTTTGGATACGCCCGAATTGCAGGGCTCCAAACCGTTTGGTTTTTACCCGAACCCTGTGAATGGAAATAAGATTTTCTTTAATGCTGCAACTGATATCACCGTGTCCGATGTTTCAGGAAAAATCATCCTGAAAACCGAAAACGCTTCTGAACTGTATGTTGGCGATCTGAATCCGGGTTTGTATTTTATCAGCAATAATGAAGGGAAAGTTTTGAAGATGATTAGATAA
- a CDS encoding VOC family protein: METQSTPLTFPNKNTEGPFSDIKVGHIAIRTADYKGLIAWYQEKLSFRLIREWTAGDMQLAFIAPANDNDVIIEILGTQQIPDAEPIKTGYDHICFNVGNLEHTIQALTASGIEIVRCFPVPAIGKKVAFIADPEGNRIEFCEDLIL; this comes from the coding sequence ATGGAAACTCAATCGACACCACTTACTTTTCCGAATAAAAATACAGAGGGCCCTTTCAGCGATATAAAAGTGGGGCACATCGCCATCAGGACTGCCGATTATAAAGGACTGATCGCCTGGTATCAGGAAAAACTCAGCTTCCGTCTTATCCGGGAGTGGACTGCAGGCGACATGCAGCTTGCATTTATCGCCCCGGCCAATGACAATGATGTGATTATTGAAATCCTCGGTACGCAGCAGATACCTGATGCAGAACCTATAAAAACAGGTTATGACCACATTTGTTTCAATGTCGGGAATCTGGAGCACACCATACAGGCACTTACCGCCAGTGGCATTGAAATCGTTCGCTGTTTTCCTGTGCCGGCAATCGGGAAAAAGGTTGCTTTTATTGCCGATCCGGAAGGTAACAGAATTGAATTCTGTGAGGACCTCATTTTATAA
- a CDS encoding helix-turn-helix domain-containing protein, with amino-acid sequence MSNTKPYRVESIAEFHRMKGLPPPSHPLISVIDYSTIACVMESDIRNWNFSFFNISVKRGVGAKLRYGQQQYDFDEGVMFFVAPNQVFGVAPNNDSIEKRSGWMLLVHPDFLWNTALAKKIKQYEFFGYSTHEALFLSEKEEDTLNAIVQNIAHEYQANLDKFSQDIIVSQIETLLNYSERYYQRQFITRKISNHKVLESFENLLHDYFEQDDLDVKGLPSVQSIADSLHISSSYLSSLLKSQTGQNAQQHIHEKLIEKAKEKLSTTNLSVSEIAFGLGFEHSQSFSKLFKNKSGVSPLQFRSAFN; translated from the coding sequence ATGTCAAATACCAAGCCATATCGTGTAGAATCCATAGCCGAGTTCCATCGGATGAAGGGTTTGCCGCCGCCATCTCATCCGCTGATCAGTGTCATCGATTACAGCACCATTGCGTGCGTTATGGAAAGCGACATCAGGAACTGGAATTTCAGTTTTTTCAATATTTCCGTCAAAAGAGGCGTTGGGGCCAAACTAAGGTATGGGCAGCAACAATACGATTTTGATGAAGGCGTAATGTTTTTCGTGGCGCCAAATCAGGTTTTCGGCGTGGCACCGAACAATGACAGTATTGAGAAACGGTCCGGGTGGATGCTGTTGGTCCATCCTGATTTCCTCTGGAATACGGCTTTGGCTAAAAAAATTAAGCAGTATGAGTTTTTCGGGTACTCGACCCATGAGGCTTTGTTCCTTTCAGAAAAAGAGGAAGATACATTGAACGCGATCGTGCAAAATATTGCACATGAGTACCAGGCCAACCTCGATAAATTCAGCCAGGACATCATTGTATCGCAAATCGAAACGTTGCTGAATTATTCCGAAAGGTATTACCAACGCCAGTTTATAACCCGGAAGATTAGCAATCATAAGGTACTTGAAAGTTTTGAAAACCTGCTCCATGATTATTTTGAACAGGATGATTTGGACGTAAAAGGACTACCATCGGTACAATCCATTGCCGATTCCCTTCACATTTCTTCCAGTTACCTAAGCAGCCTGCTCAAATCGCAAACCGGGCAGAACGCGCAGCAGCACATCCATGAAAAACTTATTGAAAAAGCGAAAGAAAAACTCTCTACCACCAACCTGAGTGTGAGCGAAATTGCGTTCGGGCTTGGTTTTGAGCATTCGCAGAGTTTCAGCAAACTTTTTAAAAATAAAAGCGGTGTATCGCCTTTGCAGTTTCGCAGTGCATTCAATTGA
- a CDS encoding T9SS-dependent choice-of-anchor J family protein, with product MQKHITFILIFFISGFSTSVLRAQSSILEQTLLTTESFNTFTAVSVTGLQTWNFSPQYGAVCSGYVSGQNFENEDWLISPVMDLSQMDNVKLTFDHTRGSAAVMNIGVAEGRFKAFATDNYTGDTSTTTWTELEGLNQNLNAAWQFIPSGELTIPDAAKSANSRIAFRYISSTSPGATWEIKNVKVIGEPQSGTGAAIFKITNWNSEWLGCSTFGPTDEALQINNVASAMLSMNSDIYCLQEITNSPSNPSIDILVSLMGPDLWEGKIVPSLTDDCDQRQAIIYKKSRIQFVGATLLNNGLAAQGNSYYYNWASGRYPTLYNINFVAGSDLIPVSIVNVHAKSEDGNALSYTRRLGGSEGMKAILDGANYNARKLIIIGDFNDYLIGTSSTACSCTDSPFKNFMDDTANYSGITKDLINQGHPIIENTIISNELISNYVSGSAAKEVAVTQNISSYFSTTSDHYPISAMFQFSALGVTEVEDIKKSFLKIYPNPATTVLGFEVGSADANTVNMYDMTGRQMQVQKINANTLDVHTLPSGIYILKVGDKLGKFVKG from the coding sequence ATGCAAAAACATATTACATTCATCCTTATATTTTTCATATCAGGATTCAGCACCAGTGTTTTACGGGCACAATCTTCGATACTTGAGCAGACGTTGCTTACCACGGAAAGTTTCAATACGTTTACCGCCGTAAGTGTAACGGGTTTGCAAACCTGGAATTTCAGTCCGCAATATGGCGCTGTGTGCAGCGGTTATGTTTCGGGGCAAAACTTTGAGAATGAAGATTGGCTGATCAGTCCGGTAATGGACTTATCACAAATGGACAATGTCAAACTCACTTTTGACCACACCCGTGGAAGCGCCGCTGTAATGAATATCGGTGTTGCTGAAGGCAGGTTTAAGGCTTTTGCAACGGATAATTACACCGGCGACACATCAACGACAACATGGACTGAACTTGAAGGGCTTAATCAAAATCTTAATGCCGCCTGGCAATTTATTCCTTCCGGGGAACTGACCATCCCGGATGCGGCTAAATCAGCAAATTCAAGAATTGCATTCCGTTACATAAGCTCGACAAGCCCTGGTGCTACATGGGAAATCAAGAATGTAAAAGTGATCGGGGAACCACAGTCAGGTACAGGTGCGGCTATTTTTAAGATTACGAACTGGAATTCGGAATGGCTGGGCTGCAGTACATTCGGGCCTACAGATGAGGCGTTGCAGATCAATAATGTAGCTTCGGCTATGCTTTCCATGAATTCAGATATCTATTGCCTCCAGGAAATAACGAACAGTCCTTCAAATCCGTCCATTGATATTTTGGTTTCACTTATGGGCCCGGATTTATGGGAAGGAAAAATTGTACCTTCACTAACCGATGACTGTGACCAGAGGCAAGCCATTATTTATAAAAAATCAAGGATACAATTTGTTGGTGCCACATTACTGAACAATGGGCTTGCGGCACAGGGCAATTCCTATTATTATAACTGGGCAAGTGGGCGGTATCCTACTTTGTACAATATAAATTTTGTTGCAGGCAGTGATTTGATTCCTGTATCTATCGTAAATGTGCATGCAAAATCGGAAGACGGTAATGCCCTGAGCTATACCCGAAGGCTGGGCGGCTCAGAAGGAATGAAAGCAATTCTTGATGGTGCTAATTACAATGCAAGAAAGCTTATAATCATTGGGGATTTCAATGATTATCTTATCGGGACATCGAGTACTGCGTGTAGTTGTACCGATTCTCCCTTTAAGAATTTTATGGATGATACAGCCAATTACAGCGGCATTACAAAAGACCTGATCAATCAGGGCCACCCGATTATTGAAAACACCATTATTTCGAATGAGTTGATTTCGAATTATGTTTCCGGAAGCGCTGCAAAGGAAGTGGCCGTAACGCAGAACATCAGTAGTTATTTCAGTACAACTTCTGACCATTATCCGATCAGCGCCATGTTCCAGTTTTCAGCATTGGGTGTCACTGAGGTTGAAGATATTAAGAAATCCTTCCTTAAAATTTATCCCAATCCCGCAACAACTGTATTGGGTTTTGAAGTTGGCAGCGCTGATGCTAATACCGTAAACATGTACGATATGACGGGCCGGCAAATGCAGGTGCAAAAGATAAATGCAAACACGCTTGATGTGCATACTTTGCCATCGGGAATTTATATTTTGAAAGTAGGGGATAAGCTTGGGAAATTTGTGAAAGGGTAA
- a CDS encoding hydrolase/aminopeptidase → MKKLLLIPFLALLLCCKKEQSGKESTALKTVLDDHSFSEPTKAVAKHLDLDINVNFDNRTISGKASWEIDNISKGREIIFDENTLEIQKVTLGDEDKPTKFRLGNEVAFHGKPLYITIEPNTTKVNIYYSTTKDAIALQWLNPLQTADKKHPFLFSQGESIWSRTWIPCQDSPGIRFTYNAKVTVPKDLMAVMSAENPQQKNTTGVYTFRQTKAIPSYLMAIAVGDMQFQSIDDRTGVYAEPSVLKKAANEFAELGNMVKAAEKLYGQYRWGRYDVLVLPPSFPYGGMENPNLTFLTPGVLAGDRSLTSLLAHELGHSWSGNLVTNATWDDIWLNEGFTTYVEHRIGEEVFGIAEARMQDVLSRKVLSDNMAEYGKDNPDTRLKVSTIGKNPDDGLSDIPYEKGYAFLQTVEAAVGRERFDAFVKSWFDNHAFQSVTTEDFMDYFNKNLIKGDKTLEQKINAKAWVYEPNIPSNIITPVSEDFNAIDHIQKTWRQTGIKGLAARIKSTNEKQHFIDYLPADLTQAEIQAIDKEFNFTKGGNFIIKRQWFVQLIRHQYKTAYPDIEAFVIATSRTGSLMTLYKEMIKTPEGKAWAKSIFGKAKPGYHLTTVEAIENILEKA, encoded by the coding sequence ATGAAAAAACTACTCCTCATTCCCTTTCTCGCACTTTTGCTCTGCTGTAAAAAAGAACAGTCCGGTAAGGAAAGTACCGCCCTGAAAACCGTCCTCGACGACCATTCGTTTTCAGAGCCAACGAAAGCTGTCGCGAAACACCTCGACCTTGATATCAATGTAAACTTTGACAACCGCACCATTTCCGGGAAAGCATCCTGGGAAATCGATAACATCAGTAAGGGCAGGGAAATCATTTTTGATGAAAATACGTTGGAAATACAGAAGGTAACGCTCGGAGATGAGGACAAACCAACGAAATTCCGTCTCGGCAACGAAGTGGCATTCCATGGCAAGCCGCTTTATATCACGATTGAACCGAATACTACGAAAGTCAACATCTATTACAGCACCACGAAAGATGCCATCGCACTGCAATGGCTCAATCCGCTGCAGACGGCAGATAAGAAACACCCATTCCTGTTCTCGCAGGGCGAGAGCATCTGGTCGCGTACCTGGATTCCGTGCCAGGATTCTCCCGGTATAAGATTCACATACAATGCAAAAGTAACCGTGCCTAAAGACCTCATGGCGGTGATGAGTGCCGAAAATCCACAACAGAAAAATACTACCGGAGTATATACCTTCCGGCAAACCAAAGCGATTCCGTCTTACCTGATGGCAATTGCCGTCGGCGATATGCAGTTCCAGTCCATTGATGACCGCACTGGTGTGTATGCCGAGCCTTCTGTGCTAAAAAAAGCGGCAAATGAATTCGCCGAACTGGGCAATATGGTCAAAGCCGCGGAAAAACTCTACGGGCAATACCGCTGGGGCCGATACGATGTTTTGGTATTGCCCCCAAGTTTCCCTTATGGCGGTATGGAAAACCCGAACCTGACGTTCCTGACTCCCGGCGTACTTGCCGGCGACCGTTCGCTGACGAGCCTTCTGGCACATGAACTCGGCCACAGCTGGAGCGGGAACCTGGTAACCAATGCCACCTGGGATGACATCTGGCTCAATGAAGGATTTACGACCTATGTAGAGCACCGTATCGGGGAAGAAGTTTTCGGTATCGCTGAGGCCAGAATGCAGGACGTGTTAAGCCGCAAAGTCCTGTCAGACAATATGGCGGAATATGGCAAGGACAATCCCGATACCCGTTTGAAGGTAAGCACGATAGGAAAGAATCCTGATGATGGGCTGAGTGACATCCCGTATGAAAAAGGCTATGCCTTCCTGCAAACTGTTGAAGCTGCTGTGGGCCGTGAAAGGTTTGATGCCTTCGTAAAGTCCTGGTTTGATAACCATGCATTCCAATCGGTGACGACGGAGGATTTCATGGATTATTTCAATAAAAACCTGATTAAAGGCGACAAGACTTTGGAACAGAAAATAAATGCCAAAGCCTGGGTGTATGAACCAAACATTCCTTCGAATATCATCACGCCCGTATCAGAAGATTTCAATGCCATCGACCATATCCAGAAAACATGGCGGCAAACCGGAATAAAAGGATTGGCAGCCAGGATTAAATCAACGAATGAAAAACAACACTTTATCGATTACCTTCCGGCAGACCTTACGCAGGCAGAAATACAAGCCATCGACAAAGAGTTTAATTTTACCAAAGGCGGCAACTTCATCATCAAAAGGCAATGGTTCGTACAATTGATCAGGCACCAATACAAAACCGCCTATCCCGATATCGAAGCATTCGTGATAGCCACGAGCCGCACGGGTTCGCTAATGACATTATACAAGGAAATGATCAAAACCCCTGAAGGAAAAGCCTGGGCAAAAAGCATTTTCGGGAAAGCAAAACCCGGATACCATCTTACTACCGTGGAAGCGATAGAAAACATCCTTGAAAAAGCGTAA
- a CDS encoding LytTR family DNA-binding domain-containing protein, whose protein sequence is MESIRDFFSQKDVRLFLVLIPVIKVIDYFMTFSEMVLDKWFFVAFTMNLIQGYVCLVPIRWIIKRIEKQYSGLYFSKSALAKQLLFTFLATVAVCLIIPDGGWLITGKHYTDANGSSFIHDIIILFVWIVLVNFIYIGFHYYQTWKASEEKLRDERKLKTEGITIKIGDKNIKILLKEILGFYVENGATFIIHANFTTFIVDSSLDNLEQKLPGRYFFRVNRKFILHAAQSYHLSALKTINC, encoded by the coding sequence ATGGAATCCATCAGGGATTTTTTCAGCCAAAAGGACGTCAGGTTATTCCTCGTATTGATTCCGGTGATTAAGGTCATCGATTATTTTATGACTTTTTCAGAAATGGTCCTGGACAAATGGTTTTTTGTCGCTTTTACGATGAATTTAATCCAGGGATATGTGTGCCTGGTTCCGATACGATGGATTATCAAGCGAATTGAAAAACAATATTCAGGCTTATATTTTTCTAAAAGCGCGCTGGCAAAACAGTTGCTTTTTACATTCCTTGCTACGGTGGCCGTATGCCTGATCATCCCCGACGGCGGCTGGCTCATTACCGGGAAACATTATACTGATGCAAACGGAAGTTCATTCATCCACGATATCATCATTCTTTTCGTATGGATTGTTCTGGTCAATTTCATTTACATCGGGTTTCATTATTACCAAACCTGGAAAGCATCGGAAGAGAAACTGCGGGATGAAAGGAAATTGAAAACCGAAGGCATCACAATTAAAATCGGCGACAAGAACATCAAGATCCTACTCAAGGAAATCCTCGGTTTCTATGTTGAAAATGGCGCAACGTTTATCATCCACGCCAATTTCACTACATTTATAGTAGACAGCTCTTTAGACAATCTTGAACAGAAACTCCCCGGCCGGTATTTTTTCCGCGTGAACCGGAAATTCATTTTGCACGCCGCGCAATCGTATCATTTAAGCGCATTGAAGACAATAAACTGCTGA
- a CDS encoding endonuclease III domain-containing protein, with translation MNTTDWAQELKPLIAKYKNKKHPLDYGNLYQLMVMVILSAQDSDAHINKVAPALFDKYPDLKSLAKAEAEDLEPYIGKVRNFSTKSGWLVEIAKTLKDDKNIPTTMPELIALKGIGRKSANVIMREAEAKAEGIMVDLHVLRVVPRLGISQAKTGDKMEKDMMAVLPQEMWSDVGMAISFLGRETCRPTNPKHDECLLSAVCDYCKAHG, from the coding sequence ATGAACACGACCGACTGGGCACAAGAGCTGAAGCCGCTCATTGCAAAATACAAAAATAAAAAACATCCGCTGGATTACGGAAACCTGTACCAGCTCATGGTCATGGTCATCCTTTCCGCGCAGGATTCAGACGCGCACATCAACAAGGTCGCCCCTGCCCTTTTCGATAAATATCCGGACCTCAAGTCATTGGCAAAAGCCGAAGCAGAAGATCTCGAACCTTATATCGGGAAAGTGCGCAATTTCAGTACAAAATCCGGCTGGCTGGTCGAGATCGCAAAGACGCTTAAAGATGATAAAAACATCCCAACAACCATGCCCGAACTGATCGCATTGAAAGGCATCGGTCGCAAATCGGCCAACGTCATCATGCGGGAAGCAGAAGCGAAAGCGGAAGGTATCATGGTCGACCTGCACGTGCTGCGCGTCGTACCAAGGCTTGGCATATCACAGGCCAAAACCGGTGACAAAATGGAAAAAGACATGATGGCGGTACTGCCACAGGAAATGTGGAGTGACGTCGGGATGGCGATTTCATTCCTAGGCCGCGAAACCTGCCGCCCCACCAATCCGAAACATGACGAATGCCTGTTAAGTGCTGTCTGCGACTATTGCAAAGCGCATGGCTGA
- a CDS encoding NAD(P)H-binding protein, producing MKIIITGSLGNIGKPLTKQLVQSGHQVTVISSRAERQKDIEELGAKAAIGSIMDQDFLEETFNGHDAAYLMEAFGREAFFDQNLDIIEAHKVIARNYKAAVTKSAISKVVHLSSIGAHTNTGNGILVFHYEAEKILNELPSGVSIKFLRPVGFFSNLYRSIQNIKSKNAIFQNFGGDKKEPWVSPYDIATAIAEEMQQPFEGRTVRYIASDEVSPNEIAAALGGAIGNPDLQWIQLTDEEMLNGMLAAGMNKQTATGFVAMQAAQRSGLLYEDYYKKPPLLATVKLADFAKEFAEIYQKT from the coding sequence ATGAAAATTATAATTACAGGTTCCTTAGGGAATATCGGTAAGCCACTTACAAAACAACTCGTACAGTCAGGACATCAGGTGACCGTCATCAGCAGTCGTGCTGAAAGGCAAAAGGACATTGAGGAGTTGGGTGCAAAAGCAGCCATCGGCTCCATCATGGATCAGGATTTCCTTGAAGAAACCTTCAACGGACATGATGCGGCTTATTTAATGGAAGCCTTCGGTCGAGAAGCTTTTTTTGACCAAAATCTTGACATCATCGAAGCTCACAAAGTCATTGCCCGGAATTACAAGGCTGCCGTCACAAAATCAGCCATAAGCAAGGTGGTCCACCTGAGCAGCATCGGGGCGCACACCAACACCGGTAACGGCATATTGGTCTTTCATTACGAAGCCGAAAAGATATTAAACGAATTGCCTTCCGGAGTTTCAATAAAATTCTTAAGGCCAGTCGGATTCTTCTCTAACCTTTATCGCTCCATACAAAATATAAAGTCGAAAAATGCCATTTTCCAAAATTTCGGAGGTGACAAAAAAGAACCATGGGTTTCACCTTATGACATTGCCACAGCCATAGCAGAAGAAATGCAGCAACCATTCGAAGGCAGGACAGTACGATATATTGCAAGTGATGAAGTCTCGCCAAATGAAATTGCGGCAGCTCTTGGTGGAGCTATCGGAAACCCCGACCTGCAATGGATACAGCTCACAGACGAGGAAATGCTCAACGGAATGCTGGCCGCGGGAATGAATAAACAAACTGCTACCGGTTTCGTCGCGATGCAGGCAGCACAAAGAAGCGGCCTGCTTTATGAAGATTATTATAAAAAACCGCCTTTATTGGCAACCGTAAAGTTGGCCGATTTTGCAAAAGAATTTGCCGAAATTTACCAAAAAACTTAA
- a CDS encoding protein-glutamine glutaminase family protein — protein MMLFIYIWFDKNQNMMNTILSKISNYKLLAGEEASGKPAILKFDDHNTAVLPANHPYAGLWRETIAYLCENNRPAYVITDDNGLVEKVLMPVGGTIYALHHNSEGTVFSLSDRPEVYNLERTQQGFDGMLAVLNNAKEHDTRILITVSDGGVIDICPLEESYGSMLSGENPEGPVPFDIKVLTPISLERTNSLFKEMLLPNCTTTHSSGTSCIPFRVPSGGCWIRAHIMCYLMQDYDIVPGKIWCFSRNKTTLKAWTDNDWNCCVSWQFHVAPIVRVRQPDGTDTLMVIDPSLCSRPVSPESWQQLMDRGGSELLYSGWQQYDRFSGRATLEQAQKAMNESRILLDTTCKDHGMPPYQKCGRNA, from the coding sequence ATGATGTTATTTATCTATATTTGGTTTGATAAGAACCAAAACATGATGAACACCATCCTTTCTAAAATCAGCAATTATAAGTTATTGGCAGGCGAAGAGGCCTCAGGAAAGCCTGCTATTTTAAAATTTGACGATCACAATACTGCGGTATTACCAGCCAATCATCCGTATGCCGGCTTGTGGAGGGAAACCATTGCATACCTGTGTGAAAACAACCGCCCGGCTTATGTCATTACCGATGATAATGGCCTGGTAGAAAAAGTATTGATGCCTGTTGGCGGCACCATTTATGCCCTTCACCACAACAGCGAAGGCACAGTGTTTTCATTGTCTGACCGTCCGGAAGTATATAATCTCGAAAGGACCCAACAGGGTTTTGACGGAATGCTTGCTGTCTTAAACAATGCAAAGGAGCATGACACGCGCATTCTCATAACTGTTTCTGATGGTGGGGTTATCGATATATGTCCGCTTGAGGAATCTTACGGTTCGATGCTTTCAGGCGAAAACCCTGAAGGACCTGTCCCTTTTGATATTAAAGTGCTGACACCCATTAGCCTGGAACGCACCAATAGCCTGTTTAAGGAAATGCTCCTTCCCAATTGCACAACAACACATTCCAGCGGTACCAGCTGTATCCCGTTCCGTGTGCCGTCAGGGGGATGCTGGATCCGTGCGCATATCATGTGTTATCTGATGCAGGATTATGACATCGTTCCCGGAAAGATATGGTGCTTTTCAAGAAACAAGACTACCTTGAAAGCCTGGACAGATAATGACTGGAACTGTTGTGTTTCCTGGCAGTTTCACGTAGCGCCGATTGTGAGGGTGCGGCAACCTGACGGCACCGATACGCTGATGGTCATCGACCCATCGTTGTGCAGCAGGCCTGTGTCTCCGGAAAGCTGGCAGCAGTTGATGGACCGAGGCGGCTCAGAATTGCTGTATTCCGGCTGGCAACAATATGACCGTTTCAGTGGCAGGGCCACGCTGGAACAGGCACAGAAAGCGATGAACGAATCCCGCATCCTATTGGATACAACCTGTAAAGACCACGGCATGCCACCGTACCAGAAGTGCGGCAGGAATGCCTGA